A part of Streptomyces sp. DSM 40750 genomic DNA contains:
- a CDS encoding putative quinol monooxygenase, producing MSEEIIVAGWMDYEPADRDTMLRHLVEVGKRTREEEPGCLDYAMTADPTDGRRIRVFERWVSQQALDEHFATPHIKDFRTAVAGLTRLGVSLQAHTVAASRPMR from the coding sequence GTGTCAGAGGAAATCATCGTCGCCGGCTGGATGGACTACGAGCCCGCGGACCGCGACACGATGCTCAGGCACCTCGTCGAAGTCGGGAAGCGCACCCGCGAGGAAGAGCCCGGCTGCCTGGACTACGCCATGACGGCGGACCCCACGGACGGCCGCCGGATCCGGGTGTTCGAGCGGTGGGTGTCCCAGCAGGCCCTCGACGAGCACTTCGCCACCCCGCACATCAAGGACTTCCGGACCGCCGTGGCCGGACTGACCCGGTTGGGGGTCTCCCTGCAGGCACATACGGTCGCCGCGTCGCGGCCCATGCGCTGA
- a CDS encoding PEP-utilizing enzyme, producing MSAGTDGGSPLAMKHWITDWQRSERLPHYTRANAGETLPEPASPLGWTLVWGRGLQGWRRGFVEFGIYRGDEISGPRPPFVGIFGGYFYLNLSHLRLFGIRMGQTADQIDTAFVGQRSDTPVYVPHPDDLDAELTAKATATLQGMLGQAGYPEGDADHERLRRIRRERPDLASLSDVELVAYARSLLADVETTFQRHVESSLPASVGPAILGPLCASVDRPGAMLDLIGGLGGVDSASPSTGLWTLSRQVVASAELTALFDRGPAAVQQALEGATGDVKAFRDSFDEFIAESGDRGPNEWDIHALSWEAAPVQALALVDRIRHTSDDNSPAARHRRLTERREQLAAEIRAALPEDTRPMFDAGMHASQVWIPARERTKANCVTVINEIRMTVRELGRRGVEAGRFAEPEDVMMLLETELDDYVADPGGFEPVIAQRLQEYAGLRKLEPPFFVAQDAQTEIDGWPRRSEDGVAIAAEGDVLTGVGGSHGAYTGRVRVVTDPASCEALEPGEVLVAPITDAAWTPLFLVAGAAVVDVGALNSHAVVVCRELGIPAVISVEGGTRRLRDGMVITVDGEKGTVTVDGVPAALGI from the coding sequence GTGAGCGCCGGAACGGACGGCGGGAGCCCCCTCGCCATGAAGCACTGGATCACCGACTGGCAGCGCAGCGAGCGACTGCCCCACTACACCCGGGCCAACGCGGGCGAAACCCTTCCGGAGCCGGCCAGCCCGCTGGGCTGGACCCTGGTATGGGGGCGCGGCCTGCAGGGCTGGCGTCGCGGTTTCGTCGAGTTCGGCATCTACCGCGGGGACGAGATCAGCGGCCCTCGCCCTCCGTTCGTCGGAATCTTCGGCGGTTACTTCTACCTCAACCTGTCGCACCTGCGGCTGTTCGGCATCCGCATGGGGCAGACCGCGGACCAGATCGACACCGCCTTCGTGGGCCAGCGCTCCGACACGCCGGTGTACGTGCCGCACCCCGACGACCTGGACGCGGAACTGACGGCCAAGGCCACAGCGACGCTGCAGGGGATGCTCGGCCAGGCCGGCTACCCGGAGGGCGACGCCGACCATGAGCGGCTGCGCCGTATCAGGCGCGAGCGACCCGACCTGGCGTCCCTGTCCGACGTCGAGTTGGTGGCCTACGCCCGCTCGTTGCTGGCCGACGTGGAGACGACCTTCCAACGGCATGTCGAGTCCTCGCTGCCCGCGTCCGTCGGGCCGGCGATCCTCGGACCGCTGTGTGCGAGCGTCGACCGTCCCGGCGCGATGCTCGACCTCATCGGCGGGCTGGGAGGCGTGGACTCCGCCTCTCCGTCAACCGGGCTGTGGACGCTGTCCCGCCAGGTGGTGGCCTCGGCGGAGCTGACAGCTCTGTTCGACCGGGGTCCGGCCGCGGTGCAGCAGGCCCTCGAAGGGGCGACCGGAGACGTCAAGGCGTTCCGTGACTCCTTCGACGAGTTCATCGCCGAGTCCGGCGACCGCGGCCCCAACGAGTGGGACATCCACGCGCTGTCCTGGGAGGCGGCGCCGGTCCAGGCGCTGGCTCTGGTCGATCGGATCCGGCACACCTCCGACGACAACTCTCCGGCCGCGCGTCACCGCAGGCTGACCGAGCGCCGCGAACAACTCGCGGCGGAGATCCGAGCGGCCCTCCCCGAGGACACTCGGCCGATGTTCGACGCCGGCATGCACGCTTCCCAGGTGTGGATCCCGGCACGTGAGCGGACCAAGGCCAACTGTGTGACCGTCATCAACGAAATCCGCATGACGGTAAGGGAGCTGGGTCGTCGCGGAGTCGAGGCGGGACGCTTCGCCGAGCCCGAGGACGTGATGATGCTGCTGGAGACGGAGCTCGACGACTATGTCGCCGACCCGGGCGGCTTCGAGCCCGTCATCGCCCAGCGGCTTCAGGAATACGCCGGGCTGCGCAAGCTGGAACCGCCGTTCTTCGTCGCACAGGACGCACAGACCGAGATCGACGGCTGGCCGCGGCGCAGCGAGGATGGTGTCGCGATCGCCGCCGAGGGCGATGTGCTGACGGGCGTCGGCGGAAGTCACGGCGCCTACACCGGCAGGGTGCGGGTGGTCACCGACCCGGCCTCGTGCGAGGCGCTGGAGCCGGGCGAGGTGTTGGTGGCGCCGATCACGGACGCGGCCTGGACCCCGCTGTTCCTCGTGGCAGGAGCAGCTGTCGTGGACGTGGGCGCGCTCAACAGCCACGCCGTCGTGGTCTGCCGCGAACTCGGAATCCCGGCCGTCATCTCCGTCGAGGGCGGTACACGGCGGCTGCGGGACGGCATGGTGATCACGGTCGACGGCGAGAAGGGCACGGTCACCGTGGACGGCGTCCCAGCGGCACTCGGCATCTGA
- a CDS encoding SDR family NAD(P)-dependent oxidoreductase: protein MTNPQKPQENSMVATGSLDGRVAVITGSTRSIGRAIAEAFLADGATVVLSGRSEIKGKQALEELQAGDKAVFHSCDSSRQSDIEALVDWTVERFGRLDVMVNNVGGTEGFAPVHELSDEAWHKALDLNLNAYFYGTRRALKPMLEGGWGRVINISSVEGKQANKPAISHYITNKHAIHGLTKATAFEYGTMGITCNAICPGAVDTDLMRAAGPAAAEAEGISYEEWLGRFAEHAATKKITTVEQIAGLASLLASDAGAGITGTLISVDGGTAQW, encoded by the coding sequence ATGACGAACCCTCAGAAACCGCAGGAGAACAGCATGGTGGCTACGGGCAGCCTCGACGGACGTGTCGCGGTGATCACGGGCAGTACGCGCAGTATCGGCCGCGCCATCGCCGAGGCCTTCCTGGCCGACGGAGCCACGGTCGTGCTCAGCGGCCGCTCCGAGATCAAGGGCAAGCAGGCCCTGGAAGAACTCCAGGCAGGCGACAAGGCCGTCTTCCACTCCTGCGACTCGAGCCGCCAGTCGGACATCGAGGCACTGGTCGACTGGACGGTCGAGCGCTTCGGCCGACTGGACGTCATGGTCAACAACGTCGGAGGCACCGAGGGCTTCGCCCCGGTCCACGAGCTGAGTGACGAGGCGTGGCACAAGGCGCTCGACCTCAACCTCAACGCCTACTTCTACGGCACCCGCCGTGCGCTGAAACCCATGCTGGAAGGTGGCTGGGGCCGGGTCATCAACATCTCCTCGGTCGAGGGCAAGCAGGCCAACAAGCCCGCGATCAGCCACTACATCACCAACAAGCACGCCATCCACGGTCTGACCAAGGCGACCGCCTTCGAGTACGGCACCATGGGCATCACCTGCAACGCGATCTGCCCCGGCGCCGTCGACACCGACCTGATGCGGGCCGCCGGGCCGGCCGCGGCCGAGGCCGAGGGCATCTCGTACGAGGAGTGGCTGGGCCGGTTCGCCGAGCACGCCGCCACCAAGAAGATCACCACCGTGGAGCAGATCGCGGGCCTCGCCTCGCTGCTCGCCAGCGACGCCGGCGCGGGCATCACGGGCACGCTGATCAGCGTCGACGGCGGAACGGCGCAGTGGTGA
- a CDS encoding aromatic ring-hydroxylating oxygenase subunit alpha, whose amino-acid sequence MVQISPETRAAGDERPLPPPAPEYHSWIGQDRSSDAAGKAMRQDAADLAERVIEHYRNNTTHEAEEQWTEPVDNYLDVDRWLREMDAVHRSVPLPLAMSSELPKPGTYKALDVLGIPILITRDRQGAVHAMINACRHRGAELVEPGCGVAKRITCPYHAWSYDLSGELRGVYAEKTFGDVPREKRSLIQLPVGERAGIVFVSLDPNAEHDLDAWLGDLQPLLEGLRFADCHHYATRELTSPNWKVTLDGYLETYHFASLHTKTVFETNFSNMMAHDTWGPHQRLGAALRPVADVVDLPPDERDPGDVVGAIYWLFPGLAIAGTWRNKIAVSIVIPRTATESVTQQIVLLREPAVTEEERHAADQFGEWFYEVVRDEDYATTYGVQRGLKALAGTDFVFGRNEPGLQHFHRTIHRLLDEASR is encoded by the coding sequence GTGGTCCAGATCTCACCGGAGACCCGAGCGGCAGGCGACGAGCGCCCCTTGCCGCCCCCCGCCCCGGAATACCACTCATGGATCGGCCAGGACCGCTCCAGCGATGCCGCGGGCAAGGCGATGCGGCAGGACGCGGCCGACCTTGCCGAGCGTGTCATCGAGCACTACCGGAACAACACGACGCATGAGGCCGAGGAGCAGTGGACGGAACCCGTCGACAACTACCTCGACGTCGACCGCTGGCTGCGTGAGATGGACGCCGTCCACCGGAGCGTCCCGCTGCCGCTCGCCATGTCGTCCGAGCTCCCCAAGCCCGGGACCTACAAGGCACTGGACGTGCTCGGCATCCCCATCCTGATCACCCGGGACCGCCAGGGCGCAGTCCACGCGATGATCAACGCCTGCCGGCACCGTGGCGCCGAGCTCGTCGAACCGGGCTGCGGCGTGGCGAAGCGGATCACCTGCCCATACCACGCCTGGTCCTACGACCTGTCGGGGGAACTGCGCGGCGTGTACGCCGAGAAGACCTTCGGCGACGTACCGCGCGAGAAGCGCAGCCTGATCCAGCTCCCCGTCGGTGAGCGCGCCGGCATCGTCTTCGTATCGCTCGATCCGAACGCCGAGCACGACCTGGACGCCTGGCTGGGAGATCTGCAGCCACTGCTGGAGGGGCTCCGCTTCGCGGACTGCCACCACTACGCGACCCGAGAGCTGACCAGCCCGAACTGGAAGGTCACCCTCGACGGGTACCTGGAGACGTACCACTTCGCCTCGCTGCACACGAAGACGGTCTTCGAGACGAACTTCTCCAACATGATGGCCCACGACACGTGGGGGCCCCACCAGCGCCTCGGTGCGGCCCTGCGGCCCGTCGCCGACGTGGTGGATCTTCCTCCGGACGAGCGCGACCCCGGCGATGTCGTCGGGGCCATCTACTGGCTCTTCCCCGGCCTGGCCATCGCCGGTACGTGGCGCAACAAGATCGCCGTCTCCATCGTGATCCCCCGGACGGCCACCGAATCGGTGACCCAGCAGATCGTCCTGCTGCGCGAGCCAGCCGTCACCGAGGAGGAGCGGCACGCCGCCGACCAGTTCGGCGAGTGGTTCTACGAGGTGGTCCGCGACGAGGACTACGCGACCACCTACGGAGTGCAGCGGGGCCTGAAGGCCCTCGCCGGGACCGACTTCGTCTTCGGACGCAATGAACCCGGACTGCAGCACTTCCACCGCACCATCCACCGCCTCCTGGACGAAGCGTCCAGATGA
- a CDS encoding VOC family protein has protein sequence MTQPFEVGVVVRDLEVLERFYREVLGCVPVHHSHIPHEIGGPAGLGGPLLVVWLQVPSGGRIKLIRLRADADADADADADAAADARPSAVPLAARRGLSYVTFHFDDIVPVVAALPAAGARPLSSPIVVVARDRRISFWVDPEGNVLELADRRGGEQETR, from the coding sequence ATGACCCAGCCCTTCGAGGTCGGTGTCGTGGTGCGCGACCTGGAGGTGTTGGAGCGCTTCTATCGCGAAGTGCTCGGCTGCGTTCCGGTGCACCACTCGCACATCCCGCACGAGATCGGCGGCCCGGCCGGATTGGGCGGGCCCCTGTTGGTCGTCTGGCTTCAGGTGCCGTCCGGGGGCCGGATCAAGCTGATACGACTTCGGGCGGATGCGGATGCGGATGCGGATGCGGATGCGGATGCGGCTGCGGATGCGCGGCCGTCGGCCGTACCGCTGGCCGCACGCCGCGGCTTGTCCTATGTCACCTTTCACTTCGACGACATCGTGCCGGTCGTCGCCGCACTGCCGGCCGCCGGTGCCCGGCCGCTGTCGTCCCCGATCGTCGTGGTGGCGCGGGACCGGCGGATCAGCTTCTGGGTGGATCCGGAGGGCAACGTCCTCGAACTGGCGGACCGGCGAGGCGGTGAACAGGAGACCCGTTGA